A genomic stretch from Natronomonas gomsonensis includes:
- a CDS encoding cupin domain-containing protein yields MVGARTPNVPTKRHLSDLDSTPQANVFPGTEPRTVRLSLSAGEEIPAHRHPDRHIVLYLLDGRLDLVLDDSTHELDAGSVVRFDGDQDISPKAVTDATALLVLASR; encoded by the coding sequence GTGGTCGGCGCTCGAACGCCGAACGTGCCCACGAAACGCCACCTCTCGGACCTCGACTCGACGCCGCAGGCGAACGTGTTTCCGGGAACCGAACCCCGGACGGTTCGACTGTCGCTTTCGGCCGGCGAGGAGATACCGGCCCACCGCCACCCCGACCGACACATCGTGCTGTATCTCCTTGATGGACGTCTCGACCTCGTACTCGACGACTCGACGCACGAACTCGATGCTGGGTCAGTCGTTCGGTTCGACGGTGACCAAGATATCTCGCCGAAGGCGGTCACAGACGCCACGGCGCTGCTCGTCCTCGCCTCGCGGTGA